Proteins found in one Coffea eugenioides isolate CCC68of chromosome 5, Ceug_1.0, whole genome shotgun sequence genomic segment:
- the LOC113770776 gene encoding acidic endochitinase-like: MAASLRPLFLAIIPLLMISSLISSSEGAIGFYWGQNPHAGNLTEICLNGTRIYEYVAIAFLNLEGNRPVLSIDDHCNPSIPDKCASLGPMIDFCKGQGIKVFLSLGGRPDLSPDDAQKVAEYIWSNFLSNHSGPGPLNTTVDGIDFHIQSGSNQSLDVLAQALSAYSTPDRKVYLSGAPLCQIPDYYLDAAIKTGVFDYVWVQFFGDPSCEYSPESPSPLFRSWIAWSCYLDKHNTTLFLGLTGDSDADGYIPCEPLVGEIHRFVELFPNYGGIMMLQGKYYCLLSSEKIRSYVNSDVMAYGKKSMNKFQAI; encoded by the coding sequence ATGGCTGCTAGTTTACGACCCCTCTTCTTAGCAATAATACCCCTGCTGATGATTTCATCCTTGATCAGCTCCTCAGAAGGCGCAATTGGGTTCTACTGGGGCCAAAATCCTCATGCTGGAAACCTGACCGAGATATGCCTCAATGGTACTCGTATCTATGAATACGTGGCTATCGCCTTCTTAAATTTGGAGGGTAACAGACCAGTCTTGAGCATAGATGACCATTGCAATCCGAGCATCCCGGATAAGTGCGCCTCCCTAGGTCCTATGATAGATTTCTGCAAGGGCCAAGGCATCAAAGTATTTCTTTCCCTTGGTGGGAGGCCTGATCTTTCTCCTGATGATGCTCAGAAAGTTGCAGAATATATATGGAGCAATTTTTTGAGTAATCATTCAGGCCCTGGTCCTCTCAATACTACTGTAGATGGAATAGACTTCCATATCCAAAGCGGATCAAACCAGAGTCTGGATGTTCTCGCCCAGGCACTCTCGGCTTATAGCACACCTGACAGAAAGGTGTACTTATCTGGAGCACCACTTTGTCAAATTCCTGACTATTATCTTGACGCTGCTATCAAAACTGGCGTCTTTGACTACGTGTGGGTGCAATTTTTCGGTGATCCTTCATGTGAATACAGTCCAGAAAGTCCGTCTCCCCTCTTCAGAAGTTGGATTGCATGGTCTTGCTATCTAGACAAACATAATACTACATTATTCCTGGGATTAACAGGAGATTCTGACGCTGACGGTTACATCCCATGTGAACCGCTAGTCGGTGAGATTCATCGCTTTGTGGAGCTGTTTCCCAATTATGGAGGGATCATGATGCTTCAGGGCAAATACTATTGCCTTCTTTCCAGTGAAAAAATCAGGTCTTATGTTAATTCTGATGTTATGGCCTATGGTAAAAAGTCCATGAATAAGTTCCAAGCCATCTAA